In Planctomycetota bacterium, the genomic stretch GCCGAAGCGCATCGCCCGCGGCGGGAGCTCCCGACTCCATTCGACCGTGCCGTCGAGATCGAGGCACCAGATACCGACGCTGCCGAACATGCACCAGACGTGCTTCCCGTCGGTGACTGGGGTCTCGGAGGCGTAGGTGCTCTTGATGTGGATCGGCGTCTTCGGCACTCCCTCGTGGACCAGCTTCTCCCAGCGCACCTGCCCGGTGCCGAGGTCGAGGCAGATCACTTTCCACTGGTGGATGCTGTCGGCCGGCTTGGCACGCTCGCCGCCGAAATACAGCCCCTTCTTCGCCGCTTCGGTGGCGCCGGTATTGACGACAGTGGTGAGAAACACACGGTCACCGGCGACGACCGGCGACGACCAGCCGCGGCCGGGGATGTCGCGCTTCCAGGCGACGTTGTCGGTGGTGCTCCAGCGGTCGGGAGGGAGCCGATCGCCGACGGCGACACCGCGGGCGCCCGGGCCGCGGAACTGTGGCCAGGGGGTCTGGGCGTGGGCGATCGGCGCCACGATCGCGACAGCCAACACGACGACGAAACGAGCGGCCATGGTCTTGCCCCCGGGGAACGGGCGTGCCTGGAAGGCGACGCCGCGCGTGCAGCCTAGCAGCCCATGGGCGGAGCGATCCACCGCGGCGTTGGGCGCGGAAGACCGTCGCGGTCAGGAGCCGCGCCAGCCCTCGACGAGTGCCCCGACCCACTGCCATGCATCGGGGAAGGCCTGGCCGAGGACGAGGAGCAACGGGATGGCCACGGGGACGGCGATCCTCACGATCGTCTGCACGTCCCAGGCGACACGCGGCCCTTTCAAGTTCGCGATCAGGTTCAGGACCGGGTCGCGCTCGATGCGGACGAGCGTGCTGACGCTCACCCAGGCGAAGGCGATGAACGACAGCGTGCTGGTGAGAAGCAGAGCACTCCGCGGCTGGCAGGGAATGCTCGTCGAGGCGATGAACAACAGAATTGCGCCGACGATCAGGCCAGCGCTGAGCCAGCGGATCTGGCCGCCCAGCGAACGGACGAAACGCTTGATACCGATGACGCGCTTGCAGGCGGCGACCCGTCGCAGGTCGGACTGCGGAGGACCATCGGTCGGCTCGAACATCGCTCCAATGTCGTCGAGGCTCGGTAAGGGCGGGCGGCGCGAGTAGAGCATCCGCCCGAGAGCGACGTCTTTCGGTCGGTGCAACTCCTTGAACGCCTCCTCGAGCCGCGTTCCGGGCGTGTCGACCTCGCGGCGGAAGGCGCTGAGCCTATCGAAAAGAAGATCGATCAGCGTCTGCGTCCGGACGAGCAGCAGTGCCCACGTCAGAAAGGCCACCATCACGAAGGTGACACATCCCCAATGGACGCGGGGGTCGGGGTAGATCGCAGTCAGCCTCATCGCAAGCGTTACGAGCCACGTGCTCGTGGCCACGAGGAAAATGAATTGCAGGACGCCGATCGGAGACTGTACCGAAACGCGGGAGCCGTGTGCCGGGCTCCAGTGCAACTGATTCCTGATCCACTCGATGGCATGGTATCCGAGCAGCGGATACCGGATGGTCTCCAATTCCCGGCGATCCTCCTCCATGACGGCATGCCGCGAACCGAGCGACGACCTGATCGGATACTCATCGGCGCGCCAGCTCCGCAGCAGCTCCGCGTACCACATGGAAGCCAGCCCCAAACCGGCGGCCGAAAGGGGCAGGAGTGGCGAGATGCCATTGAATACCCAAGCAGTCGTGAGCAGCCAGGGAAGCCGATAACTCGAAATCCCGAATTGCGAGGCACACGCGATGAGCAGGCCGACGGAGAGGATCGAGGAGCCGGCGGTGAGCCAGTAATCGGCATACTCGCCCGCGGCGCGCCGCGACCACGCTTGAACTGCAATGCGAACGAGGCTCGCGGCAAGGTGCGTCGACGCAGTCGCTGCGAGAATTGTAACAGGAAGCAACAACCGCGGTTCCCCGGCGAAGATGCAGCCCGCCAGGAAGACGAGCACGAACAGGAGTCTGAGGAGGCGCGGGATCCGCCAGGGTGCCAACAAAAACGTACCGATCACGAACCAGGCGAGTGACCAGGATGCGTGCAGCTTGGCGATACCTCGGATGCCACCCTCCCAGGTCGGGTTCTCACCGGCGATCAGTCCGGTCAATGCCACGGCCGCGACAGCTGTCGCGGGCAGCCAGAGTGCCGCAACCGTGACGGTGAGAGGCCCGCCGAGCCGCCAACTCCTCCCGCGCACATGCTCGCCCGGCAGCGCCCCACGAGGCAGATTCCACCAGTCGGCCAGCGGCCTGAGCCACTCGTCTGCCGCTGCCCGCAGATTCGTCTCTCCGTCGGTGCCGGTCGTTTCGAAGCCGCCGCGGATCGCGATTGAAGAGAGCAGCGCGAGGACCAAAAAAATGACAGTCAGTTGTGTCAGAGGCACGGCGCTCACGTGAATACCCGGGAGCGCGAGCCGCGCTGACTGCTTGCCCCCCTGACCTGCTCCGGATCCTTCGGAAGAGTCGGCCGTCTGCAAGCGGACGACTTTGCTCTCCGCAGGAAGCTCGTACTGTTCCAGAGGCCAGGCCCCCTGGTAACCGACCGCCGAGATCCAAATCCTCGGCCGCTTTGAGGCGGCGGAAGTAACGCCACCGCAGATGGGTGAGTCATAGTGACGGAATCCAGCGTCCTCCGGAGCCTTCTCGAGGTGATATTCCTGAATTACTCCCCGGTAGTTCGCGTCTCGACGCCCGGCCATGTCGAGCCCGAGAGCGATCGCGTTGAACAACGCGTAGTTCGCCTGCGTCGGAAGGGCGAGTCGGCTCGCCGGCGTTTGGTCGTCCGTGAGCCATAGGTGATGGGCGATGAAGGGCGGATATGCTGACACGACGAGGGAGCCGAGCATCGCCTGACGGAACATCGGATGCTCGAAGGCGAGATCTCCACCCACGAGCAGGATCTGCGCCTCGGGGACGTGCTTGCGCACCTGATCGACGAGGAACAGCCGGTCACGGTGGTCGGTCGCCGTGATCCCGACCGCGTCGAACTCGTCGCGGGCGATGTCGAGCAGGAGGTGACGGAGGGAGAGCTCGGTGTACGGTCCCTGCATCCGGGGCGAAAACCGGGGTAACAGGTCCCGGGCGTTCGACTGCGCTTCCGCTGGGAACCGGAGTACGGTGCGATCGGCGGGGCTCGCGAGGTGGGAGATCGTGTTGCGTGCTGCGTCCTTGTCGTAGGCGTCACGTACCTGAGCGATGCCGGTTGGAAAGACGAAGTTCCAGATGACAGCCTGATTTTTTTTGGGGCGCCTCGTTCCTGCGGCCAGCCCGGTACCTGCCTCGGTGAGCCATGCGACCCGAACGACGCCAAGTCGATCCAGAGCGTATTTCAGCAACTTTTCGCGCTGCTCATCGAAGCTTGCGATCGTCGCGGCGTACGAGGTCGATGTCCCTTCGACGAGCCGTTCGAACCGGTCGACGTCGAATGCGGTCGCGCTGAAGTTGAGCACGACCACGGGAATGTCGTTCCCGGCCTTTCGCGGGGCCGCGAGCGTCAAGCCCAGCGACTCAGCGGAACCGGTGAACACCGGCCCGAGGATCGGAATCACGGTCTGCCGAGGTGTCGACAGTCGTAGCAAAGCGTGAGCGTGGTCGAGAGCGGCAGTCAACGAGGTCCGATTCACGCCTGACGTCATCAACTCTCCGACCACGTACACGACGAGCAGTTGCCGCCGACCGTGGTTGTCAGGCCCGCGAAAGAGGATCGCGCCGGGCTGATTCGCACACGGCTGCTGCGCCCCCGACTTCCACGGCAAAAACCAACGGTCAGCGACATAGTCGCGTTCTGTCAAGGCCTTTTGCAGTGATTCAACTTGGAGGTCGGTGCGATACCCGTTCGACGAGAAAATCGGATCTGCGACGCACATCACCAACGCCTTGAGCTCGAGCGACTGCTCACGCGACTCGGTGTCTGTGCCACAGGCCGGATTTCGTTTGGGTTCCGAGGCGCTCCCGACTCCAAGGTACCCGCTGAGTAACTCGTCGATCCCTTTCGTTTGCGAATCATCCCGTTTCGGGGGCTCGCGTTCGTTCGGCAGAGAAGAGTCGCCGCCTGTCTCGAGAGCGGGCGTGTCCGCTTCGGCCGAACGCAACCGAGACGACGAAGAACTGATGCTGGGCCAGGGAATGAGCAGCAGCAGACCCGCCACCATCGCCAGGAGCGCGCCGACGACCCCGCGCTGCTCGTTGTTCTGCTCGGCCATGGAGCGCTGTTCTCGAGACGGTCGGGGCCTCGCCCCGTCCCCTCGATGGTTTCCTCATCCAGGGGGAGACGCAAATCGCCCGGGGGGCGGACGCCCGCGCGTCCTCCCGAAAGCAAGGCGGATTCGCGGTCACCGACCGGACGCCCTTCAGCCCGTGCCGGCAAACAGGTCGAGCTCGCTGGCCAGTGCCGCGGCCGAGGGGCGACGGTCGGGCTCGCGCTCGAGGCACCAGCGCACGATCGACGCCAGACCGGAGGGGATCTCCGGGCCGCCTTCGAAGGGCGGGGCGACAACGCGGTCGCGGAGACGGCGGAAGGCTTCGCTTGGCCGCTCGCCGGCGTGGCGCGAGCGGCCGGTGAGCAACCGGTCGAGGACGAGGCCGAGGGCATGGACGTCGGTCGCCGGGCCGACGGGGCCAAACGCCGAATCGACCTGCTCCGGCGCCATCCACTCCGGCGACCCGAGGACCGTTCCCGGGCGCGTGCCGTCGGACATCAGGGCGTCGTCCTCGGCCGTCGTCGGGCAGACGATCCGGCCGAGACCGAAGTCGCCGAGTTGGACGTCGTAGCCACCGCCGGTCCCCGCCGGATCGGCCAGGGATGGCGGGCCGTCGCCGGGGGCGACGAGGAGGACGTTGGCCGGTTTGATGTCGCGGTGGACGATGTTGCAGGCATGGGCGTGGTCCACCCCGCGGGCCAACCGGGCGACGACACGGGCCGCCGAGTCGATCGGCAGCGCGCCGGGGTGCTTTTCGAGCCACGCCGCCAGCGTGCCGCCCGGACACAGCTCGGTGACGAGGTACGGCGCGCCTTCCGCCTCGCCGACTTCCAGCAAGCGGACGATCACCGGGTGGACCAGACGCGCGCACAATCCCGCCTCGCGGCGGAACCGCCGCCGCTTCGCCTGCGAGTCGGCGGCCTCGGGGCGGAGGACCTTGAGCGCCACGCGGTGGCCGGAGACCGTGTCGGTCGCGGCGTAGACGATCGCGAACCCGCCGCGGCCGAGCTCGTCGGTGATCGCGAACCGGCCGATCGCCTGCGGGCGGGACGCGGAAGGGAGCGCCACGGCCCTGCGCTCGGCTGCCAGGGCGCGGATCGCGAGCAACAGCCGCAGGTCATCGGCGCTGACCCGGGAGCTGGCCGCCTCGATCGTCGCCGCGTCGGCTGCCACGGTGGAACGCCGGAAGAGGAGATCGTCGAGGTCGAGCACCGCCTCGACACCCGCCTCGTCGTCACGAGCGGTGGGGACGGTCTCGGGATCGGGGGTGCCGTCCGGCCCGGCGGCGGGGTCGATCGGTTGGTTCATCGGTTTCCCGGAGACTCGGGCGGATCATCGCCGCGGCCACCGTTCATGCGCTCACGCAGGATGGCGAACCCCCGGTGGAAGAGCTTGCGGGCGGCTTCGCCCGATCTCCCCATGCGGTTGCCGATCTCGAC encodes the following:
- a CDS encoding serine/threonine protein kinase; protein product: MNQPIDPAAGPDGTPDPETVPTARDDEAGVEAVLDLDDLLFRRSTVAADAATIEAASSRVSADDLRLLLAIRALAAERRAVALPSASRPQAIGRFAITDELGRGGFAIVYAATDTVSGHRVALKVLRPEAADSQAKRRRFRREAGLCARLVHPVIVRLLEVGEAEGAPYLVTELCPGGTLAAWLEKHPGALPIDSAARVVARLARGVDHAHACNIVHRDIKPANVLLVAPGDGPPSLADPAGTGGGYDVQLGDFGLGRIVCPTTAEDDALMSDGTRPGTVLGSPEWMAPEQVDSAFGPVGPATDVHALGLVLDRLLTGRSRHAGERPSEAFRRLRDRVVAPPFEGGPEIPSGLASIVRWCLEREPDRRPSAAALASELDLFAGTG